Proteins encoded by one window of Micromonospora coxensis:
- a CDS encoding ABC transporter ATP-binding protein — MTGEHPALALRGLAKTFDGKVAVAGVDLDVPAGSFYGLLGPNGAGKTTTLSMAVGLLRPDHGRAWVLGHDVWGDPVGAKRLLGVMPDGVRLFDRLTGAELLAYHGLLRGMDPAVVDQRAAELLDVLALTDAGRTLVVDYSAGMKKKIGLACALLHGPRLLVLDEPFEAVDPVSAALIRDILHRYVVGGGTVVFSSHVMEVVERLCSHVAILAGGTIKRVGALDEVRGDRSLEEVFVEVVGGRTATGEELAWLSR, encoded by the coding sequence ATGACTGGTGAGCACCCCGCGCTCGCGCTGCGTGGCCTGGCGAAGACGTTCGACGGCAAGGTCGCCGTGGCGGGCGTCGACCTGGACGTACCGGCCGGCTCGTTCTACGGACTGCTCGGGCCGAACGGCGCCGGCAAGACCACCACGCTGTCGATGGCGGTCGGGCTGCTGCGGCCGGACCACGGGCGGGCCTGGGTGCTCGGGCACGACGTCTGGGGCGACCCGGTGGGGGCGAAGCGGCTGCTCGGGGTGATGCCGGACGGGGTACGGCTCTTCGACCGGCTGACCGGGGCGGAGCTGCTGGCGTACCACGGCCTGCTGCGCGGCATGGACCCGGCGGTGGTCGACCAGCGGGCGGCGGAGCTGCTCGACGTGCTGGCGCTCACCGACGCGGGGCGGACCCTGGTGGTCGACTACTCGGCCGGCATGAAGAAGAAGATCGGCCTGGCCTGCGCGCTGCTGCACGGCCCCCGGCTGCTGGTGCTGGACGAGCCGTTCGAGGCGGTCGACCCGGTCTCCGCCGCGCTGATCCGCGACATCCTGCACCGCTACGTCGTCGGCGGCGGCACGGTGGTCTTCTCCAGCCACGTCATGGAGGTCGTCGAGCGGCTCTGCTCACACGTGGCGATCCTCGCCGGCGGCACCATCAAGCGGGTCGGGGCGCTCGACGAGGTGCGCGGGGACCGCTCCCTGGAGGAGGTCTTCGTCGAGGTGGTCGGCGGGCGGACGGCGACCGGTGAGGAGCTGGCGTGGCTGTCCCGGTGA
- a CDS encoding ABC transporter permease: MAVPVTAPAEPARRVSARLFVRLKLRVMGNNFRGQGWRIALFVGGVLLGLWFAAGGFLLLAAPGFAGEPRYALMTAAFGGGLLVLGWLLLPLVFFGVDETLDPARFALLPLSRRALVGGLFAAALVSVPVLAMLVATAGLVVTAGALGGWPAALAAVVGVLAGLLLCVAASRAVTSAFATMLRSRRVRDLAAVLLAVVAALLGPLQIVVLAALRDADWDRLAGVAGVVGWTPFGAPWTVGVDVAEGRAWAAPVKLLITVVAIGVLLWWWSRSLESAMVGAAGAAPAKTRRAPTGGAVAQLFPKMLGWAGRDRFGALVARECRYWWRDARRRANLITIAVVGVFVPVMVNLGGPGFVASEQGVEFTGDSSPVLVSLSMLFVGVLASVTLANQFGFDGSAYAANVVAGVPGRLELLARMAAFSVYVVPMLGVVSVVIAVVLGEPGWIGVAAGALLAAYGAGLAINGYLSVLGAYSLPETSNPFAMNTGAGMAKSMLTLLSMVVSTAAAVPMVVAAALLGDAWLWLALPLGAAYGVGAALLGSYLAGDVLDRRQPELLATVTPRR; the protein is encoded by the coding sequence GTGGCTGTCCCGGTGACCGCGCCGGCCGAGCCGGCCCGGCGCGTCTCGGCCCGGCTCTTCGTCCGGCTCAAGCTGCGGGTGATGGGCAACAACTTCCGTGGCCAGGGCTGGCGGATCGCGCTCTTCGTGGGCGGTGTGCTGCTCGGCCTCTGGTTCGCCGCCGGCGGCTTCCTGCTGCTGGCCGCGCCCGGCTTCGCGGGTGAGCCCCGGTACGCGCTGATGACCGCCGCGTTCGGCGGCGGGCTGCTGGTGCTCGGCTGGCTGCTGCTGCCGCTGGTGTTCTTCGGGGTGGACGAGACCCTGGACCCGGCCCGGTTCGCGCTGCTGCCGCTGTCCCGGCGCGCCCTGGTCGGCGGGCTCTTCGCGGCGGCCCTGGTCAGCGTCCCGGTCCTGGCGATGCTGGTCGCGACCGCCGGTCTGGTGGTCACCGCCGGGGCGCTGGGCGGCTGGCCGGCCGCGCTGGCCGCCGTCGTCGGCGTGCTCGCCGGGCTGCTGCTCTGCGTCGCGGCGAGCCGCGCGGTGACCAGCGCGTTCGCCACCATGCTGCGGTCGAGGCGGGTCCGGGACCTGGCCGCCGTGCTGCTGGCGGTGGTCGCCGCGCTGCTCGGCCCGCTCCAGATCGTGGTGCTGGCGGCGCTGCGGGACGCGGACTGGGACCGGCTCGCCGGGGTGGCCGGCGTGGTCGGCTGGACGCCGTTCGGGGCGCCGTGGACGGTCGGCGTGGACGTCGCCGAGGGACGGGCCTGGGCGGCGCCGGTGAAGCTGCTGATCACCGTGGTCGCCATCGGCGTGCTGCTGTGGTGGTGGTCGCGGTCGCTGGAGTCGGCGATGGTCGGCGCGGCCGGCGCCGCCCCGGCGAAGACCCGGCGGGCCCCGACGGGCGGGGCGGTCGCGCAGCTCTTCCCGAAGATGCTCGGCTGGGCGGGGCGGGACCGGTTCGGCGCGCTGGTCGCGCGGGAGTGCCGCTACTGGTGGCGGGACGCCCGGCGGCGGGCCAACCTGATCACCATCGCGGTGGTCGGCGTCTTCGTCCCGGTCATGGTCAACCTGGGCGGCCCCGGCTTCGTCGCCTCGGAGCAGGGCGTCGAGTTCACCGGTGACTCGTCGCCGGTGCTGGTCAGCCTCTCCATGCTCTTCGTCGGGGTGCTCGCCTCGGTGACGCTGGCCAACCAGTTCGGCTTCGACGGCAGCGCGTACGCGGCCAACGTCGTGGCCGGGGTGCCGGGCCGGCTGGAGCTGCTGGCCCGGATGGCGGCCTTCTCCGTGTACGTGGTGCCGATGCTCGGTGTGGTGTCGGTGGTGATCGCGGTGGTGCTGGGCGAGCCCGGCTGGATCGGGGTGGCCGCGGGCGCGCTGCTGGCCGCGTACGGGGCGGGGCTGGCGATCAACGGGTACCTGTCGGTGCTGGGGGCGTACTCGCTGCCCGAGACGAGCAACCCGTTCGCCATGAACACCGGCGCGGGGATGGCCAAGAGCATGCTCACCCTGCTGTCGATGGTGGTGTCGACGGCCGCGGCGGTGCCGATGGTGGTGGCCGCGGCGCTGCTCGGCGACGCCTGGCTCTGGCTGGCGCTGCCGCTGGGCGCGGCGTACGGGGTGGGGGCGGCGCTGCTCGGGTCGTACCTGGCCGGGGACGTGCTGGACCGCCGGCAGCCGGAGCTGCTGGCCACCGTCACGCCGAGGCGCTGA
- a CDS encoding SRPBCC family protein, whose protein sequence is MPVVESVTTVPVPPEVAFAVSQTTAPVRYRWDPFVREQHFVDGATRPGKGVRTFTRSRHGLVMVSEYVSFAPPTTVGMKMVRGPWFFEMFAGGWRFAPGPTPGTTVATWRYSFRCRPAWLRPVADRVGVWLLTRDIRRRIAGYAAGCADPEVLAAARRSLTADDRADDGTP, encoded by the coding sequence ATGCCGGTCGTCGAGTCGGTGACCACCGTCCCGGTCCCGCCCGAGGTGGCCTTCGCGGTGTCACAGACCACCGCGCCGGTCCGCTACCGGTGGGACCCGTTCGTCCGGGAACAGCACTTCGTCGACGGCGCGACCCGCCCCGGCAAGGGGGTGCGCACCTTCACCCGCTCCCGGCACGGGCTGGTCATGGTGAGCGAGTACGTCTCGTTCGCGCCGCCCACCACTGTCGGGATGAAGATGGTGCGCGGCCCGTGGTTCTTCGAGATGTTCGCCGGCGGGTGGCGGTTCGCGCCCGGCCCGACGCCGGGGACGACCGTGGCGACCTGGCGGTACAGCTTCCGCTGCCGCCCGGCGTGGCTGCGCCCGGTCGCCGACCGGGTCGGGGTGTGGCTGCTCACCCGGGACATCCGCCGTCGCATCGCCGGCTACGCCGCCGGCTGCGCCGACCCGGAGGTGCTGGCCGCCGCCCGCCGCTCCCTGACCGCGGACGACCGGGCCGACGACGGTACGCCCTGA
- a CDS encoding DUF397 domain-containing protein, producing the protein MTIAEPRWRTSSRSTDSGGNCVEVADNLPGVVLVRDSKDRSGPTLRFTPTAWRSFLTHTRTASPR; encoded by the coding sequence ATGACCATCGCAGAGCCGCGTTGGCGCACGTCGTCCCGCTCAACCGACTCCGGCGGCAACTGTGTCGAGGTGGCCGACAATCTGCCCGGGGTGGTGCTGGTGCGGGACAGCAAGGACCGCTCCGGCCCGACGCTGCGCTTCACCCCCACCGCCTGGCGCTCCTTCCTCACCCACACCCGTACCGCCTCACCCCGCTGA
- a CDS encoding helix-turn-helix domain-containing protein, with protein MKVEMWIRALKAARAGAEVSQEGLATLIRWSPSTVAAIETGRRRPTMEFAVAADEALSTGGLLASLLDAADKERGPSWFVPWRGYEQQATRLRAFEACLVPGLLQTESYARAVISAGGLNAPAIVDELVAVRMERQQLLRRDEPPHCVFVLDEAALHRPVGGPVVLDEQLGRLLELAESPFLRLHVIPLAVGEHVGLGGGFVLAELPDGDRALYLENAARGHVVDDPEMVNLIDRKWDSLLGEALSTGATVDLVRKLKVTP; from the coding sequence ATGAAGGTCGAGATGTGGATCCGGGCGCTCAAGGCCGCCCGGGCCGGCGCGGAGGTGTCCCAGGAGGGCCTGGCGACCCTGATCAGGTGGAGTCCGTCCACCGTGGCCGCGATCGAGACCGGCCGCCGCCGGCCGACCATGGAGTTCGCCGTCGCCGCCGACGAGGCCCTGAGCACCGGCGGCCTCCTCGCCAGCCTGCTCGATGCGGCCGACAAGGAGCGCGGGCCATCGTGGTTCGTGCCGTGGCGAGGCTATGAACAGCAAGCCACCCGCCTGCGTGCCTTCGAAGCCTGTCTGGTGCCTGGTCTCCTGCAGACCGAGAGCTATGCCCGTGCCGTCATCTCGGCGGGCGGGTTGAATGCGCCGGCCATCGTGGACGAGTTGGTCGCAGTCCGGATGGAGCGGCAACAGTTGTTGCGCCGCGACGAGCCGCCGCACTGTGTGTTCGTGCTCGATGAGGCGGCGCTGCACCGCCCGGTCGGCGGTCCGGTCGTGCTTGACGAGCAACTCGGCCGGCTCCTGGAGCTAGCTGAATCGCCCTTCCTCCGGCTGCACGTCATTCCACTGGCGGTCGGCGAGCATGTCGGACTCGGTGGCGGGTTCGTGTTGGCTGAGCTGCCCGACGGCGACCGGGCCCTCTACCTGGAGAATGCTGCACGCGGACACGTCGTGGACGATCCGGAGATGGTCAACTTGATCGATCGCAAGTGGGATAGCCTGCTGGGCGAAGCGCTGTCCACGGGCGCCACGGTGGACCTGGTTCGGAAGTTGAAGGTGACGCCATGA